One genomic window of Geoanaerobacter pelophilus includes the following:
- the pyrH gene encoding UMP kinase, with protein sequence MKPTFKRVLLKLSGEALGGDQGYGIDPKTIEGIAREVKDVVECGVQLALVIGGGNIFRGLAASSKGMDRASADYMGMLATVINSLAMQDALEKVGVDTRVQSAIAMQEVAEPYIRRRAIRHLEKGRVVIFGAGTGNPYFTTDTAASLRAMEIGAEAILKGTKVDGVYSSDPKKDPNAVKFSTLTYIDVLKKGLQVMDATATSLCMDNSLPIIVFDITSHGNVKKVVCGETIGTIVKGE encoded by the coding sequence ATGAAGCCTACTTTCAAGAGGGTACTCCTCAAGCTGTCCGGCGAAGCACTGGGCGGCGATCAGGGATACGGCATTGATCCCAAGACCATTGAAGGCATTGCCCGCGAGGTAAAGGATGTAGTTGAGTGCGGTGTCCAGCTGGCACTGGTTATCGGCGGCGGCAATATTTTCCGCGGTCTGGCTGCATCTTCCAAGGGGATGGACCGGGCCAGCGCCGATTACATGGGGATGCTGGCAACAGTGATCAACTCTCTTGCCATGCAGGATGCACTTGAGAAGGTTGGTGTCGATACCCGTGTTCAGTCAGCCATTGCCATGCAGGAGGTTGCCGAACCTTACATCAGAAGGCGTGCCATCAGGCATCTGGAGAAAGGCCGGGTCGTGATCTTTGGTGCCGGCACTGGCAACCCCTATTTCACCACCGATACGGCCGCCAGTCTCAGGGCCATGGAGATCGGCGCTGAGGCAATCCTGAAAGGGACCAAGGTAGACGGTGTTTATTCCTCTGACCCCAAGAAAGACCCGAATGCCGTCAAGTTCTCCACGCTTACCTATATCGATGTTCTCAAGAAAGGGCTCCAGGTCATGGATGCCACCGCCACATCGCTGTGCATGGACAACAGCCTTCCCATCATTGTTTTCGATATCACCTCGCATGGCAACGTCAAGAAGGTTGTATGCGGCGAGACTATCGGCACCATTGTAAAAGGAGAATAA